DNA from Sorex araneus isolate mSorAra2 chromosome 6, mSorAra2.pri, whole genome shotgun sequence:
GCCTCCCCCCGCCGCGGCTCCCCGCATTcctgggcccccggcccccggcccccgcccaccATGGGAAAGCAGCTCCGCGGGCCGGGCCCAGCAGCTGGGGCTGCAGCTGCGAGGTGcgggggtgccagggaggggaGCCCTGATTAGGGGCGTCATGGGAAAGCGGGGAAGGTGCGtcccccagagcagggctggcAGCTGGCCCTCAGCTGGGCCACCAGAGCCCCTGGGCAGCAGAGAGTGGGAGCGCCCCACTCTGGCCTCTGCGGGGAAGCGGGTGAGAGTGGCCAGTGcgagcaggcgggggggggggtctccctgCCGCAGACCAACGTGAGCACCAGGCCCCGCACCCCTCCCTCGGTTCCCCCCTTCCCGATGCCTTGGtcagagactggggtgggggcttcGCTGCTGCTCCCTCCTGAGCAGCCGCCTGGCCCTCTCGGGGACCCCGGGGCCGCAGACCCCCAGGAGCACACTGCAGGGAGGCCCCCAAGACTGGCGGCCTGCGTCCATCTCTGGGTGGGGGGACACCGTGGGGGTCCCCCTCTGACAGACCGACAGCCTTCGGGGCAGCCGGGAACGCCTCCTGCACCGGGGCTTGGCCCCCGCCTCGGCTGCTTGGACCCCCAGCCAGGCCACTCGGCCCCCAAGGCCTCTGCAGACCCCTCACCCGGCTGCCCAGGCCCCACTCGGGAGCTTCTGGCACCTTCCTGGCGGGGCCAGGGTGGGCCTGAGCTCCGGGCCTCCTTGGCTGCCTCCACCTCCCGGGAGAGCCTAGAGGCTCTGCCTGGGCCTCAAAGAACCCAGTGGAGAGGCCGGGAGCGGGTGGTCGGGGCAGAgaccccccagccagccccagccAGCCAGGGGGACAGCAGGGACCCCACTGCCAGCTGGGCCGTCCAGGGCTCCCAGGAACACAGTCCTCGGCCGGACACCAGCTCTCGCCTTGgtgcccctgagcagggccaagGACTGTGCCCTGGCCTGTCCGCTGCCTGGGGGGACACAGAGGCTGTGGGCAGGCGGGCTgcgccccggccctcccccgcTACCTGCGGCTCAGGAAGGCTGACCCCCGTCTCTTGGTGCCCACCGCGTGGCTGCTCAGGGTCCCCAGGCCCAGAGACCCCCCGCGTGGCTGCCCTCCCATCCTGGGGACCCACCAGTCGAGGCGCGATCTCGGGGCCCCACGTTTGGAGCAGGCGGGGAGCTGGTGGGGCCCCCGGTCAGGACTGAGATACGAGTCTGGGGGGACCTGGGCCGCGTGCTGGACGCACCGCACCAGggggagtgggtgtggggggccctgggagaGGGCGGGTCCCGGGGATATCTTGGGGCCCAGGATAATGGGGTCCCTGGGTTGATCTGAGGGTCCCATGGATGAtgtggggccccggggccagcagGGAGGCTGCCCGAGGCTCAGCTCAGCCGACGCGAGGCCCGGCCCTGGGTgggccgcccccccgcccccccgcccctgccagccGGGCCTTCTGCGTCCCATCAGATGTGACAGGGTCTGCTGGTGACGTGCGGAGCTGGTAGGGCCAGCAGGGTGACCTctctccccggcaccccagcccccagccctcagccccgcACCCCCCGCGCTGCACCCCTCGGTCCCAGCGCACAaagggcccgccccgcccgcccgagcAGCCCCCGGCCCAGAGGCCCCATGCagatgtggggaggaggcccagaaaCAAAGGGCTCTGGAGGGGGAcgggcgggcaggcaggggcgccccagccgggggccgggggctgggccggAATCAATAACTCACgacgggggaggggagcgggtggTCCCGCCCCCAAGTTCAAAGCCCGCTCGGGGCCTGACCCCTTCCCGTCCCTCCCTCCAGGTGTTGTTCGGAAAGAAATACTTTTCCAACCCTCACGCTGAAAAGTTCCGCAGGAAGATTTAATGTCCGAAACCGCATAATCTCTTTCCCAGAGATAAGGcctgcccgggaggggccggcgcGGCGGCAgccgggcgggaggcggggggccccccactccccgctgGGCGTCCACCCAGTACACCCTTGAAGGGCCGTGGCCTGCCCATTTGTGCCTGGGGGGCTCAGGTTTCCCTCAGACCCTAATTTTGGCCTGGCGGCTGCCACgtcccagcctcccagcctccccctggaCACTGCCCTCCGGAGGCCTGGGGAAGGGGGCCGCGCGGGGGCTCTGGGGCCACTGAAGACAAAGGACCCCAAAGAGTCGGCGTGGGCCTGGCCAGACCCCCACAGCCCCAGCTTCCACGGGGACCCCCGAgggtccccagcagcccccagccccctgcccccacagctcctgcgccccctccctccctccctgccccccccggAGCCCGGAGCCCGGCCGGCCACCTGCAcggcccagcactgcccccctcAGGCGCCCGCGGGCCCTGCCGGGGCCTGCATGCGGCTCCCCGGCTCTCCAGAGGGGAGGGCGCCCGAGGCGGGGACCCCCCCAGTTGGACCCAAACTTTCTTGGCGCGGCTGCGGAGCAGCAGACCCCGTTCCCCACACCGAGGGTCGGGGGGCTGCTTCTCCCGCGGGCCCGAGACCCCAGAGCCCGACCAGGGCCTCTCCACAGAGCCCCGGGATGGGGGGGCCTCCCGCCACTGTTGTGGGCTGTTTGCGGCCCCTCCCCGCGCTGCCTGGAGACAGGCCGGCCCGCAGCCAGCCCTGCCGGCCcacctcagccccagcccccggggcccccgcTCCCGCTCCCCACACCCCAGGGTCCCGCATTGGCGTCCCCCCCCCCTTGGGAGCAGGGCCCCGCGCCCCCACGgcgggaggggctgagggggcctgGGCCTCCCGACCCTctcccggggggcgcggggggccggtgGAGACGCCCGTGGCAGGGTGAGCTGACGGATGAGGGCAGCTGCGTCCCACCCCCCGAaactatttgggctggagcgtCTCAGAGGCCGGGCGCGGCGATGTTCTCAGATAAAGGGCATTCCTGTGCCCCTCACCACCGCCCAGGCAGCTGtcgccccccggccccctgcgCCCCCAGGGGCTGGAACACACAGTCCCCGGATTTAGCCGGCCAGCCCGGGAGAGGGGCCGCGCGGGGACGAGGGGACAGCTGCTCTGATCCCCTGCGGGGCCGGGCAGTTTTATTTTTAGGAGACCCTTCCAGAAGGGGGGGGTTCCTTCCCGGGCTCCCAGGCCAGGGGGGCATAGGGACCCCCAGCTCCTTTGCTCGGGGGCCCTGGCGGGGGGACCCCTCGGCCCGAGTCTGGGGGAGCTGAGTCTCAGGAAGCCGGGGGCAGTTTCCCGCATGCAGGGAAAGAGCTTGGGCCTGCTCGGCCGCCTcatgtggggggcctgggggaccctgagACCACAGTGTGGGGGAGCAGGAGTGCCTGGGGACAGGGCGgagccccacccccagtgccTTTTGGCCAGGGgtccccggggtgctgggggccacccgggggccgcggggggggcGCTCAATCCAGCCGAAGCCTGCGAGGCCAAGGGTCGCCAAGAGCCCCCTGGCCGGGCCCACACCGAGGGAGGGGCCCTGCAGGGGTTTCTTGCGGGCCGACCCCGTCCGTGGCCGCGCCACGTGGCGCTGCCTGCAGCTCTGCCCGCCGACTCCTGGACACAGCCTGCCACACCGTGGCCGCGGGCGGGGACGCAGAGGGAGCAAGAGGCGCCCGGGCCTCTGCCCACGCGGCTCTGCCCGGCGCCCCCCGGGACCCTGGGGCTTCCATGCCTGCTCCCCCCGCTGGACGAGCCCTCTGGGCCCCTGTGGGCCCCCTCACGGCCACCCCAGCACCTTTGTCCTTGCTGAccggtgctggggagggggcggggccacggggcgcccagcagggctggagacGGTGGCCGGACACCCCCGGCCCTTGCACTCGGGGACAGACACCCCCACTCTCCCTGGGCGGCGGGAGCCTGCGGCCGTGGGCCCGGCCAGGCCCTGGAGCTGCCCGCACGCATGCACTCGCCACAGCCCCGGGTTTATTGGGCCACCAAGCAGAGCCGGCACCGTCGGAGGCTGACACGGGTTTTATGGGGATTCTCGGTGCCGGCGGCGAGGGTCGCCCAGCTGTTTGGGCCCTGGAATTCCAAACACTCGGGCCGCGGGCAGCGCCCTGccctgtggggagtggggggtgggaggcccctccccaggctgtGACCCCAGCACCCGTGTGCGGCCCTGGGCCGGTCACCCCCAAACCCAGCAGAGCCCCCCAGGCCGGCACCCCCCGCTGCAGACGCAGGGGCAGGCCGGAGGGAGAAGGGCCGAGGCCTCCGCGTGGGCGGCCCCGTGCCCCTCTGGGAAGGGGGGGGCAGCCCGAGAGCCGCagggccccctcccgccccgcagggcctggggctggggcctccagcatgggGTGGGAGCgagcgggagggggctggggccaaTCAAAGCCAGATGTGGGAGCGACCAAAAAAATGCTGATTATTTTGACTAGGAAAAGCCCtatttacaaagaaataatgAAGTGATTTGGGGGGATTGGCGGTGGatgggccccgccaggagcagACGCAGATGTTAGCCAGGTCCCGGCCTGCTCGCTCGCGCGGGCGGGGCCCACCCAGCCCCAACACCAGCGGCCTGGCCTCTGACcccgcgggcgggggaggggcgggcagggccctgCGAGATTCCTAGAAAGGCCCCGTCCCGGGGGGCCCAGGCCTGGAGAATCTCAGGGGATCAAGGTCCAGGCAGCCGGCCGGCCGCagcgctggggagggggcagggcggagGGCAGGCCCCCCCCAGCGGCTCCGGGCGGCCCGGGGGGCCAGGCTCCCAGCGGCGGGGGGGGCGGTCACATGGGCTGCAACCCCCGTCACAAGGACTTTGCAGGGACAGCAAATCCTCGGGTCCTGCGTGCGTCCCGGGCGCCTGCCGCGTTTCCCAACCCTTTTCCGGCCCCGCTTAATCCCGGCCTCCTCTCATGTGCTTCTCCCGCGGCCCCGCTGCTCtcccggggcccaggggccatGTGGCCTGATTGGGAAAGGCTGGGAGGGCGGCTGGCGCCTGCGGGGTTCCCAGGGCGCTGGGTGGGCCGACCTCGGCCCGAGGCGGGAGCCCCCCTCCTCCACACAGGCCACCGCGGAGGGCCCGTGGGAAGGGGGACACCACAGCAGACGCCCCCGGACGGGACCCTGCCCTTCCCGTGTGGGGCCGCGGGGGCCTCATCTCAGCAAGGCTGTGGGGCGACAGCGCCCCCAGCTCCCCCGCTCGCCCGGGTGAGGGGCTGTCGGCGGCAAGCTGGAGGAGGGACCCCGGCCCCAGTGCTCACCCGCACCCGCCCACAcccggtcacacacacacacacacacacacacacacgtcagtcTCACGCAGGCCCACACACACTCCAgtcacacaccctcacacgcgCACTGTTACTCACACACTCAAGTCTCTCAGTCTCACACACACTAAATCTCTCAGTCtctcacacacagtctcacacatacCGTCTCTCAATCTCACACTAAATCTGTCTCTCACACTCAGCCTCTCAAtctcacacacagtctcacacagtCTCTCAGTCTCACACACACTTAATCTCTCAGTCTCTCACAGTCTCAGTCTTACAGTCTCTcaatctcacacacactcagtctcACACATACCATCTCTCAATCTCACACTAAATCTCTGTCTCTCACAGTCTCTCAAtctcacacacagtctcacacagtCTCTCAGTCTCACACATActcagtctctcagtctctctcacacAGTCTCTCAATCTCACACTAAATCTGTCTCAAAtaagtctctcagtctctcagtctcacagtctctctcagtctctcaatCTCACACTAAatctctgtctctcacactcAGTCTCTcaatctcacacacactcagtctcAGTCTCAGTCTCACACATActcagtctctcagtctctctcacaGTCTCTCAATCTCACACTAAATCTCTCAGTCTCTCACATTCAGTCTCTcaatctcacacacactcagtctcACACAGTCTGTCTCACACATActcagtctctcagtctctctcagtctctcaatCTCACACTAAATCTCTGTCTCAAAATAAATCTCTCAGTCTCTCACAGTCTCTCAGTCTCACACATACTCAGTCTCTCAGTCTCACACACTCAGTCTCTCAATCTCACATACTAAATCTCAGTCTCTCACATACAATCCCTCACAGTCTCTCACAATCTCACACACTAaatctctctcagtctctcacacACTAAATCTCTCACACTGTCTCTCAGCCACACttagtctctcacacacactccactCGGCCTCTCACACACCCTaaatctctcacacacactcagagcctcacacagccTGTCACCCTCGCGGGCTCACTCCCCCCATTTGATTCATGgagcggggctggggcagggggctgcagCAGAGCCCCTGGTTTCCTTTGTGCTGACGGCTGTggggggcctcccctcccccgctcggCGCCCCGGGGAGCGCGGGCCCCGCAGAGGAAAAGCAGATGCCAGATGGGTTTCCGCTCTGGCCCGCGGCCCGGCCGCCTCACCTGCAGCTGCGGGGTCTGGGCTGTGTCCCGcgggccgccccctccctcccgccctgcaACGTGGCAGCTCGCGGAGCTGTGGAGTCAGCAGAGCCCTCGGGGCCGGCCCTGGGCGGGAGGCCGTCGGGGGAGAGCCGGCCCTGGAATGCAGGGGCCCCTCTCGGCGCCGGGCCGCGCCATCCCGAGGCGGCCCTCTCCCCTCAGGCGGGgacccctgggggcaggggggagaggagggggtgtggggagcggGGTGAGCCCAATGGCACCGACACCCCCAGTCGGGGGCAGCCCCCGGAGAGGCCGCGAGCCCCGTGGGTCTGAGTggcccgttcccccccccccccgcctctgctcTAAGTGCCCCCCCAAACACCGCTTGcttccccgtcccccagcccgcTCAGGACCCCCATCAGACCCAGCTCCCTCCCCCCTGGGCAGACTCGCTTGGGGCAGGAGTCTTGTGCTTTGTTCTTCAGGTCAGAGGTCACAGCCCACAAGTGAtcggggctgactccgggctctgtgctcaggagtcacttccggTGTGTTTGGGAGGTGCCGGATGGGCCCGGggtcgggtgtgtgcaaggccagcggccTCCCCACGTGCTGTCCTGAGgctggcggggcagggggcagcttcCCCGGGCGCAGAGGCGGCAGAGAGAGGACGCGGGGCACCGTGCACCAGATCCTTTATTGCACTGGGGGTCCGCGGGGCGCCGCCGAGTCACAGGCCGAACCACGGGGGCACCCCGCCCCGCCGGGGGTCTCGCTGCAgcttctgcttctgctcctgCAGGAGCTGGTCCTGGGGGTCGTCCGCGGGGGCGCCGGGCGCCTTCTCGGGGAACAGGTCGGGGAAGGAGAAGGTCTGCCCGTGGGCCTGCAGACACAGGGGTGCgtgggcgcgggccgggccagCCAGGCACCCCTCGCGCAGCGGCGCCCGCCGGGGCCCCCATCCCCAACACCTCCCGGCCCAGCCCACATGAAAGCCGCCCGCGCTGGCAAGCGGCGCGCACAGGCGGCCGGCAGGAAGGCGTGCGCAGACGCGGCACCCCATAAATCAAGGCCGGCTCTGCACACCAAACGCTTTCAGGTCTCCCGCTGAAAGTTCAGAATGTGGGTGCCGGCCAAGTCCGCCCTCAGACCCCTGAGCAGGCGGGCTGGGGtctgggcgggaggagggggcccgTGGGGGAGTCTGGCCGTGGAGCGCGGCCAAGTGCCCGGCGGGAAGGCCGGGAATGCGGGCGTGGTGCGGCCGGGAGGAGCGCCCCGGGCCCTGCACGCCCTGCACGTAGCCCGGAGCCGGGCCAGGCGGGCctgtggggcggggggccgggagtGGGGGGCGCCTGCAGCTTCCACGGGGGCGCAGGGGAGCCGGGCTGGGGTCTGCCGAGACCCCCGCAGCCTTCCCCAGCCCAGAGCGGGAGCCCGGGGAGGCCAGGGGGGCCGGGCAAGAACGGGGCTCATGGCAGCGTGGATGGGCCAGGCCGTGCTCGGGGCCGGATGGAGAGCcgggtgggagctgggggtgggcgcTGGCCACTGGCCTTcaggggcagccccgggccccgctgCCGTGACAAAAACGGATGGCCACCTCGCACGGGGCCCGCTCCACCAGCCCGGCCGATTTCACACACAGCCGCCATGAAGCACACTGACCCCCGCAGAAACGGCCAGCGTGGCCGCGCGGGTGGCCGGAGCCGCAGTCCCCATAGCGCTACTGCCACCTAGCGGGCCCCAGGGACCGCTGGCCCCGTAGGGCAGAGGACACCTTTGTCTGGGGTGCCCTCGTGGCTGAGCCGGAGAGGACGCTGGCAGCCGGCATCGGAGGCCCAAGGTGCCGGGCGGGGTGTTCGCCGGGAGGACCCCAGGGCCGGCCGAGGGGCCAGCGTGGGGCTGCGGGGCCAGTGTCGGGGGTCCCCACGCACTCACCAGCTGCACATAAGCCACCTTATAGTCGGGCTTCTTCACCCGGACGTTCCTATGGTCCCGCTTCCGGCCCGAGCCTGCGGGAGGGGACAGGCCTGATCCCCAGCCCCAAGTCGCACCCATGGGACCCACCCGCCCTGTATGGTCCCACATggcccctctgtgtgtgtgtgtgtgtgtgtgtgtcccccgtGTGCCCGTGCACTGCATGTCCCCCTTGGCGTGTGCTGGCCTTCTCGTTCAGGCTGGAGgcaggagcactgtggggggagCACTCAGGGCCAGCACTCGCACGCACCGTGCTGCACCCTGGTCCGCACGGCAGCCACCGGCACGTTGTAGATCCGCTCCAGATAGTTCCGGAGGTCCACGCGCGTCATCCTGTGGGGGGTGAGCGGGCCTCAGC
Protein-coding regions in this window:
- the MRPL23 gene encoding 39S ribosomal protein L23, mitochondrial, which encodes MARNVLYPLYQLGGPQLRVFRTNFFVRLVRPGQAQPEDTVQFRIPLEMTRVDLRNYLERIYNVPVAAVRTRVQHGSGRKRDHRNVRVKKPDYKVAYVQLAHGQTFSFPDLFPEKAPGAPADDPQDQLLQEQKQKLQRDPRRGGVPPWFGL